A single genomic interval of Streptococcus oralis subsp. dentisani harbors:
- the pgdA gene encoding peptidoglycan-N-acetylglucosamine deacetylase PgdA, which translates to MKKNREKRVSHDKKRSRLLSLVGILGLAMICLGGAIGYKILQKQSYEQKIEALKSEKDQQFKAGSQKDHFRKDQAEVIAYYPLQGEEVIASVREKINQDIKEKLEDKEDLVFYYTEQLDPVLKGVVARNISKQVYDLSAAKVEEKEKTSLGKIFLTEDGKTFTLSQLFKDATKAKELLLSQIKATLEDKKLDQTKIDQVLKNFTDQELTSWSFDYKDSQLILYPANSGETLEEIALPISSFFDVLESSYLLEKDAELYQVYFAQKNKKVVALTFDDGPNPSTTTQALDTLAKYGVKATFFVLGKNIAGNEDLLKRMKSEGHVVGNHSWDHPVLSKLSLEDAKKQITDTEDALTKVLGSSSKLMRPPYGAITDDIRNSLDLSFIMWNVDSLDWKSKNESAILTEIQHQVRNGSIVLMHDIHGATVNALPKIIEYLKEQGYTFVTIPELLNSRLKAHEMYYDRDQ; encoded by the coding sequence ATGAAGAAAAATAGAGAGAAACGTGTTTCCCACGATAAAAAGAGAAGTAGATTGCTTTCCCTTGTTGGAATCTTAGGTCTTGCTATGATCTGCCTAGGTGGTGCCATTGGTTACAAGATTCTACAGAAGCAATCCTATGAACAAAAAATTGAAGCGCTAAAAAGTGAAAAAGATCAACAATTCAAAGCAGGCAGTCAGAAAGACCATTTCCGAAAAGATCAAGCTGAAGTGATTGCCTACTACCCTCTTCAAGGAGAGGAAGTCATTGCATCTGTTAGAGAAAAGATCAACCAGGATATCAAAGAAAAGCTAGAAGATAAAGAGGATTTGGTTTTTTATTATACGGAGCAGTTGGATCCCGTCCTAAAGGGAGTTGTGGCTCGTAATATTAGTAAGCAAGTTTACGATTTGTCTGCAGCAAAGGTTGAAGAAAAAGAAAAGACTTCTTTAGGAAAAATTTTCTTGACAGAAGACGGTAAAACTTTTACTCTTAGTCAACTTTTCAAAGATGCGACCAAGGCTAAGGAACTCTTGCTGAGTCAAATCAAAGCAACCCTAGAAGATAAGAAACTTGACCAGACAAAAATTGATCAGGTTCTAAAAAACTTCACAGACCAAGAATTGACGTCTTGGAGCTTTGATTATAAAGATAGTCAACTCATCCTTTATCCAGCGAACTCAGGGGAGACTCTGGAGGAAATTGCTTTACCAATATCCAGTTTCTTTGATGTATTGGAGTCCTCTTATCTATTAGAAAAGGATGCTGAGCTTTACCAGGTTTACTTTGCTCAGAAAAATAAAAAAGTTGTAGCCTTGACCTTTGACGATGGTCCAAATCCATCTACAACTACCCAGGCTTTGGATACCTTGGCTAAGTATGGTGTAAAGGCAACCTTTTTTGTACTTGGTAAAAATATCGCGGGTAATGAAGATCTTCTGAAACGAATGAAATCAGAAGGACATGTTGTGGGAAACCATAGCTGGGATCATCCCGTTCTTTCCAAATTGTCTCTTGAAGATGCTAAAAAACAAATCACGGATACGGAAGATGCCTTGACCAAGGTTTTAGGTTCGAGTTCTAAACTCATGCGTCCGCCTTATGGCGCTATTACCGATGATATCCGTAACAGTCTTGACTTGAGCTTTATCATGTGGAATGTAGATAGTTTGGACTGGAAGAGCAAGAATGAATCTGCTATTTTAACAGAGATTCAGCATCAAGTTCGTAATGGATCGATTGTTCTTATGCATGATATTCACGGCGCTACAGTTAATGCTCTTCCAAAGATTATAGAATATCTGAAAGAGCAAGGTTATACATTTGTGACTATTCCGGAATTGCTCAATTCACGTCTAAAAGCTCACGAAATGTATTATGACCGTGATCAATAA
- the ezrA gene encoding septation ring formation regulator EzrA: MSNGQLIYLMVAIAVILILAYVAAIFLRKRNVSRLTALEERKEELYNLPVNDEVEAVKNMHLIGQSQVTFREWNQKWVDLSLNSFADIENNLFEAEGYNNSFRFFKATHQIDQIESQIDLIEEDIAAIRNALSELEKQESKNSGRVLHALDLFENLQHTVAENSEQYGKALPEIEKQLENIQSEFSQFVTLNSSGDPVEAAAILDSTENHILALTHIVDRVPSLVKTLSTELPEQLEDLEEGYRKLLDANYHFTETDIESRFQLLHESLKNNQENIRQLELDNAEYENTQIQEEINALYDIFTREIAAQKVVESLLSTLPTYLNHLKENNQVLVQDLERLNKTYLLPESDGNHVRRLQAELSGLDTAITEATEDQTEPTQAYSVLEEQLSSLQSNLKDIEDEQVSVSERLAQIEKDDINARQKANVYVNRLHTIKRYMEKRNLPGIPQSFLKLFFTASHNTEDLMAELEQAQVNIESVKRILEIATHDMEALETETYNIVQYATLTEQLLQYSNRYRSFDERIQQAFNEALEIFEKEFDYKASFEKISQALEVAEPGVTNRFVSSYEKTREAIRF, from the coding sequence ATGTCTAATGGACAACTAATTTATCTAATGGTTGCGATTGCAGTCATTTTGATTCTGGCTTATGTAGCGGCAATCTTCCTACGTAAGCGTAATGTAAGTAGATTGACGGCCCTCGAAGAAAGAAAAGAAGAACTCTACAACCTTCCTGTAAATGATGAGGTTGAAGCGGTTAAAAACATGCATTTGATTGGTCAAAGTCAGGTAACCTTCCGTGAATGGAATCAAAAATGGGTTGATTTATCCCTTAACTCATTTGCTGATATTGAAAATAACCTGTTTGAGGCTGAAGGCTACAACAATTCTTTTCGCTTTTTCAAAGCGACTCACCAAATCGATCAAATCGAAAGTCAAATTGATTTAATTGAAGAAGACATTGCTGCGATTCGCAATGCGCTTTCAGAGCTTGAAAAACAAGAGTCTAAGAATAGCGGACGTGTTCTGCATGCTTTGGACTTATTTGAAAATCTGCAACATACCGTAGCAGAAAATTCGGAACAGTATGGTAAAGCCCTTCCTGAAATTGAGAAACAATTGGAAAATATCCAGTCAGAGTTTTCTCAATTTGTAACCTTGAACTCTTCAGGTGACCCAGTTGAAGCAGCAGCAATTCTTGATTCAACTGAAAATCATATTCTCGCTTTGACACATATCGTTGATCGTGTTCCATCTCTCGTGAAGACTTTGTCAACAGAACTTCCAGAACAATTGGAAGATTTGGAGGAAGGCTACCGTAAACTCTTGGATGCTAATTATCACTTCACTGAAACGGACATCGAGTCACGCTTCCAACTTTTACATGAATCCTTGAAAAATAATCAAGAAAATATCCGTCAGTTGGAATTGGATAATGCAGAGTATGAAAATACACAAATCCAAGAAGAGATTAATGCGCTCTACGATATCTTCACGCGTGAAATAGCTGCCCAAAAGGTCGTTGAAAGTCTCCTTTCAACGCTTCCAACCTACCTCAATCACTTGAAAGAAAATAATCAGGTTTTGGTTCAAGACCTTGAACGCTTGAATAAAACTTATCTTCTCCCAGAAAGTGATGGGAACCATGTCCGCCGTCTTCAAGCTGAATTGTCAGGGCTTGATACAGCGATCACAGAGGCAACTGAAGATCAGACAGAACCTACTCAAGCCTACTCTGTTTTAGAGGAGCAGCTTAGTTCACTTCAAAGTAATCTAAAAGACATTGAAGACGAACAAGTTTCTGTTAGTGAACGCCTAGCTCAAATCGAAAAAGATGACATCAATGCTCGTCAAAAAGCAAATGTCTATGTGAATCGCTTGCATACTATCAAACGCTACATGGAAAAGAGAAACTTACCGGGTATTCCTCAAAGTTTCTTGAAACTTTTCTTTACTGCAAGCCATAACACAGAAGATCTGATGGCAGAGTTAGAACAAGCACAAGTTAATATTGAATCAGTTAAACGAATTCTTGAAATTGCGACCCATGACATGGAGGCTCTTGAAACAGAAACCTACAATATTGTTCAATATGCGACCTTGACAGAGCAACTCTTGCAGTATTCAAACCGTTACCGTTCATTTGATGAGCGTATCCAGCAAGCTTTCAATGAAGCACTTGAAATTTTTGAAAAAGAATTTGACTACAAGGCATCATTTGAGAAGATTTCTCAGGCCTTGGAAGTTGCAGAACCAGGAGTCACAAATCGCTTTGTTTCTTCTTATGAAAAAACACGTGAAGCGATTCGCTTCTAA
- the glyQ gene encoding glycine--tRNA ligase subunit alpha → MSKKLTFQEIILTLQQFWNDQGCMLMQAYDNEKGAGTMSPYTFLRAIGPEPWNAAYVEPSRRPADGRYGENPNRLYQHHQFQVVMKPSPSNIQELYLESLEKLGINPLEHDIRFVEDNWENPSTGSAGLGWEVWLDGMEITQFTYFQQVGGLATGPVTAEVTYGLERLASYIQEVDSVYDIEWADGVKYGEIFIQPEYEHSKYSFEISDQEMLLENFDKFEKEAGRALKEGLVHPAYDYVLKCSHTFNLLDARGAVSVTERAGYIARIRNLARIVAKTFVAERKRLGYPLLDEATRAKLLAEDAE, encoded by the coding sequence ATGTCTAAGAAATTAACATTTCAAGAAATTATTTTGACTTTGCAACAATTTTGGAATGACCAAGGTTGTATGCTCATGCAGGCTTATGATAATGAAAAAGGTGCGGGGACAATGAGCCCTTACACTTTCCTTCGTGCTATCGGACCTGAGCCATGGAATGCGGCTTATGTAGAGCCATCACGTCGTCCTGCTGACGGTCGTTATGGGGAAAATCCTAACCGTCTCTACCAACACCACCAATTCCAAGTGGTCATGAAGCCTTCTCCATCAAATATCCAAGAACTTTACCTTGAGTCTTTAGAAAAATTGGGAATCAATCCTTTGGAGCACGATATTCGTTTCGTTGAGGATAACTGGGAAAATCCATCTACTGGTTCAGCTGGTCTTGGTTGGGAAGTTTGGCTTGATGGGATGGAAATCACTCAGTTCACTTACTTCCAACAAGTCGGTGGATTGGCAACTGGCCCTGTGACTGCGGAAGTTACTTATGGTTTGGAGCGTTTGGCTTCTTACATTCAAGAAGTGGACTCTGTCTATGATATTGAGTGGGCTGATGGTGTAAAATACGGAGAAATCTTTATACAACCTGAGTACGAGCATTCAAAATATTCATTTGAAATTTCGGACCAAGAAATGTTGCTTGAAAACTTTGATAAGTTTGAAAAAGAAGCTGGTCGTGCATTAAAAGAAGGCTTGGTTCACCCTGCCTATGACTATGTTCTCAAATGTTCACATACCTTTAATTTACTTGATGCGCGTGGTGCTGTTTCCGTAACGGAGCGAGCTGGCTATATCGCTCGTATCCGTAACTTGGCCCGTATCGTAGCCAAAACCTTTGTCGCAGAACGCAAACGCCTAGGCTACCCACTTTTGGATGAAGCAACACGAGCTAAACTCTTAGCAGAAGACGCAGAATAG
- a CDS encoding NAD(P)H-dependent oxidoreductase, whose protein sequence is MKFVGLVGSNYDQSYNRKLLEFIRRNFKFKFELEVLEIDEVPMFNQDEKWDESFQLRFLYNKITRADGVIIATPEHNHTISASLKSVLEWLSYEVHPFENKPVMIVGASYYDQGTSRAQVHLRKILDAPGVNAYTLPGNEFLLGKAKEAFDNNGNITNEGTVKFLETCLDNFVKYVGVVSKLKKPKPIEPEDLDCGKPIATTITEVDPDDPEWVEKVAAITGAVAGDTYVKLDHGILTVNQIDMFLKAMPFELTYADDNNQFLYYNNAHQDPDTMFAKRVPPQSGNRMSTVHNSLPPARMKNVEWVIGTLRNGNQEYVRTIVPGSPAGVINTHNYQAMYYPDGSYAGINEIVFNFQPWLDWYLKETGQRLVGGSGPFAPAAGGHGDADATSGASDSGDAGGHGGDADATSGASN, encoded by the coding sequence ATGAAATTTGTTGGACTTGTTGGATCAAACTACGATCAATCATATAACCGCAAACTCTTGGAATTTATCCGTCGCAATTTTAAATTCAAATTTGAATTAGAAGTTCTTGAAATCGACGAAGTTCCAATGTTTAACCAAGACGAAAAATGGGACGAAAGTTTCCAATTGCGTTTCTTGTATAACAAGATTACACGTGCTGATGGTGTCATTATCGCCACTCCTGAGCACAACCACACTATCTCAGCTTCACTCAAATCTGTACTTGAATGGCTTTCATACGAAGTTCATCCATTTGAAAACAAACCTGTCATGATTGTGGGAGCATCATACTATGACCAAGGAACTTCACGTGCCCAGGTTCACCTTCGTAAGATCCTTGACGCTCCAGGTGTCAATGCCTACACGCTTCCAGGTAACGAATTCCTTCTTGGTAAAGCAAAAGAGGCTTTTGATAACAATGGAAACATCACCAACGAAGGGACTGTTAAATTCCTTGAAACTTGCTTAGATAACTTTGTAAAATACGTAGGAGTCGTTTCGAAATTGAAAAAACCAAAACCAATCGAACCAGAAGACTTGGATTGCGGAAAACCAATTGCTACAACCATTACAGAAGTTGATCCTGACGATCCAGAATGGGTAGAAAAAGTTGCTGCAATCACTGGCGCTGTTGCTGGTGATACCTATGTCAAATTGGACCACGGTATCCTCACAGTTAACCAAATCGATATGTTCTTGAAAGCTATGCCATTTGAATTGACATACGCTGACGATAACAACCAATTCCTCTACTACAACAACGCTCACCAAGATCCAGACACCATGTTTGCCAAACGTGTACCACCTCAATCAGGTAACCGTATGTCTACTGTTCACAATTCTCTTCCACCAGCACGTATGAAGAATGTAGAGTGGGTCATCGGAACACTTCGCAATGGAAACCAAGAATACGTCCGTACGATCGTTCCAGGTTCTCCTGCTGGTGTCATCAACACTCATAACTACCAAGCCATGTACTATCCTGATGGATCATACGCTGGAATCAATGAAATTGTCTTTAACTTCCAACCATGGCTTGACTGGTACCTAAAAGAGACTGGTCAACGTTTGGTAGGTGGTAGCGGACCATTTGCTCCTGCTGCCGGAGGTCATGGAGACGCAGATGCTACTTCTGGCGCTTCTGACTCAGGGGACGCTGGAGGCCATGGTGGTGACGCCGACGCCACTTCTGGTGCAAGCAACTAA
- the glyS gene encoding glycine--tRNA ligase subunit beta: MTKNLLVELGLEELPAYVVTPSEKQLGEKMAAFLKENRLSFEAIQTFSTPRRLAVRVTGLADKQSDLTEDFKGPAKKIALDSDGNFTKAAQGFVRGKGLTVEDIEFREIKGEEYVYVTKEEVGQAVETIVPGVVDVLKSLTFPVSMHWANNTFEYIRPVHTLTVLLDEEEFDLDFLDIKGGRVSRGHRFLGQETKIQSALSYEEDLRKQFVIADPREREQMIVDQIKEIEAKHGVRIEIDAELLNEVLNLVEYPTAFMGSFDAKYLDVPEEVLVTSMKEHQRYFVVRDQDGKLLPNFISVRNGNAEHLENVIKGNEKVLVARLEDGEFFWREDQKLVISDLVEKLNNVTFHEKIGSLREHMIRTGQIAILLAEKAGLSVDETVDLARAAAIYKFDLLTGMVGEFDELQGIMGEKYALLAGETPAVAAAIREHYMPTSADGALPESKIGAILAIADKLDTILSFFSVGLIPSGSNDPYALRRATQGVVRILDAFGWHIAMDELIDSLYALKFDSLTYENKAEVMDFIKARVDKMMGSTPKDIKEAVLASSNFVVADMLEAASALVEASKKEDFKSSVESLSRAFNLAEKAGGTDTVDPALFENEEEKALAEAVESLVLSGTASQQLEQLFALSPVIDAFFENTMVMTDDQDIRQNRLAILSQLTKKAAKLACFNQINTK; the protein is encoded by the coding sequence ATGACAAAAAACTTATTAGTAGAACTCGGTCTTGAAGAGTTACCAGCCTACGTAGTAACTCCAAGTGAAAAACAACTAGGCGAAAAAATGGCAGCATTTCTCAAAGAAAATCGCCTGTCTTTTGAAGCCATTCAAACCTTCTCAACACCACGTCGTTTGGCTGTTCGTGTGACTGGGCTTGCAGACAAGCAATCTGATTTGACAGAAGATTTCAAGGGGCCAGCAAAGAAGATTGCCTTGGATAGTGATGGAAACTTCACCAAAGCAGCTCAAGGATTTGTCCGTGGGAAAGGCTTGACAGTTGAAGATATTGAATTCCGTGAAATCAAGGGTGAAGAATATGTCTATGTTACCAAGGAAGAAGTGGGTCAAGCAGTTGAAACCATAGTTCCAGGTGTAGTAGACGTCTTGAAGTCACTAACTTTCCCTGTCAGCATGCACTGGGCTAACAACACCTTTGAATACATCCGCCCTGTTCACACTTTAACTGTTCTTTTAGATGAAGAAGAATTTGACTTGGATTTCCTTGATATCAAGGGAGGTCGTGTGAGCCGTGGTCATCGTTTCTTGGGACAAGAAACCAAGATTCAGTCAGCATTGAGCTACGAAGAAGATCTTCGTAAGCAGTTTGTAATCGCGGATCCTCGTGAACGTGAGCAAATGATTGTTGACCAAATCAAAGAAATCGAGGCAAAACATGGCGTACGTATCGAAATTGATGCGGAATTGCTTAATGAAGTCTTGAACTTGGTTGAATACCCAACTGCCTTTATGGGAAGTTTTGATGCTAAATACCTTGACGTTCCAGAAGAAGTTTTGGTAACTTCGATGAAAGAGCACCAGCGCTACTTCGTTGTCCGAGATCAAGATGGTAAGCTCTTGCCAAACTTCATTTCAGTCCGTAACGGAAACGCAGAGCATTTGGAAAATGTTATCAAGGGTAATGAAAAAGTCTTAGTTGCTCGTTTGGAAGACGGTGAATTCTTCTGGCGTGAAGACCAAAAATTGGTCATTTCAGATCTTGTTGAAAAATTAAACAACGTGACCTTCCACGAAAAGATTGGTTCCCTTCGTGAACACATGATTCGTACGGGGCAGATTGCCATTCTCTTGGCAGAAAAAGCTGGTTTGTCAGTGGATGAAACAGTTGACCTAGCGCGTGCAGCAGCTATTTACAAGTTTGACTTGTTGACAGGTATGGTTGGTGAGTTTGATGAACTCCAAGGAATTATGGGTGAGAAATATGCCCTTCTTGCTGGGGAAACTCCAGCAGTTGCGGCTGCCATTCGTGAACACTACATGCCTACATCAGCGGACGGAGCTCTCCCAGAGAGCAAGATTGGAGCCATTCTAGCCATTGCAGACAAATTGGATACGATTTTGAGTTTCTTCTCAGTAGGTTTGATTCCATCAGGTTCTAACGACCCTTATGCCCTTCGTCGTGCGACGCAAGGTGTGGTTCGTATCTTGGATGCTTTTGGTTGGCACATTGCTATGGATGAGCTGATCGATAGCCTTTATGCTTTGAAATTTGACAGCTTGACTTATGAAAATAAAGCGGAAGTCATGGACTTTATCAAGGCTCGTGTTGATAAGATGATGGGTTCTACTCCAAAAGATATCAAGGAAGCAGTTCTCGCAAGTTCAAACTTTGTTGTGGCGGATATGCTAGAAGCAGCAAGTGCTCTCGTAGAAGCAAGCAAGAAAGAAGATTTCAAATCGTCTGTCGAATCCCTCTCACGTGCTTTCAACTTGGCTGAAAAAGCCGGAGGAACTGATACTGTTGATCCTGCTCTCTTTGAGAATGAAGAAGAGAAAGCCTTGGCAGAAGCAGTAGAATCACTCGTTTTGTCAGGAACTGCAAGTCAGCAATTAGAACAACTCTTTGCGCTTAGCCCAGTTATTGATGCTTTCTTTGAGAATACTATGGTAATGACCGATGATCAAGATATTCGTCAAAATCGATTGGCCATCTTGTCGCAATTAACCAAGAAAGCAGCGAAACTTGCATGTTTCAACCAAATTAATACCAAGTAA
- a CDS encoding DUF896 family protein, with product MDPKKIDRINELAKKKKTEGLTSAEKVEQAKLREEYIEGYRRSVRHHIEGIKIVDEEGNDVTPEKLRQVQREKGLHGRSLDDPNS from the coding sequence ATGGATCCTAAAAAAATTGATCGTATCAACGAGCTTGCTAAAAAGAAAAAAACAGAAGGCTTAACTTCTGCTGAAAAAGTGGAACAAGCTAAACTTCGTGAGGAGTACATCGAAGGCTATCGTCGTTCTGTTCGTCACCACATTGAAGGAATTAAAATTGTGGACGAGGAAGGAAATGACGTCACACCAGAAAAACTACGTCAAGTACAACGTGAAAAAGGTTTACACGGCCGTAGTTTAGATGATCCTAACTCATAA
- a CDS encoding aldo/keto reductase, protein MKSYTLNNGVSIPVLGFGTWKAENGEVAYQAVLEALKAGYRHIDTAAIYKNEESVGRAIRDSGIPRQKIFVTTKLWNTNHSSDEARQAFEESMEKLGLDYLDLYLIHWPNPKPLRENDEWKTRNAEVWRAMEDLYQEGKIRAIGVSNFLPHHLDALLETARVIPAVNQVRLAPGVYQEEVVAYCKEKGILLEAWGPFGQGELFDKKGVQEIAAKHGKSVAQLALAWSLAEGFLPLPKSVTASRIQSNLDCFGIVLSREEREILKTISVTSGAPRVDEMDF, encoded by the coding sequence ATGAAATCTTATACCCTTAATAATGGAGTTTCAATCCCAGTTTTAGGCTTTGGGACATGGAAAGCTGAAAATGGAGAGGTAGCCTACCAAGCCGTTTTAGAAGCTTTAAAGGCTGGATATCGTCATATCGATACTGCAGCTATCTATAAAAATGAGGAGAGCGTTGGCCGTGCTATTCGAGATAGCGGTATTCCACGACAAAAAATCTTTGTAACGACCAAACTTTGGAATACCAATCACAGCTCTGATGAAGCTCGCCAAGCTTTTGAGGAATCAATGGAAAAACTGGGATTGGATTATCTAGATTTGTACCTTATCCATTGGCCAAATCCAAAACCTTTAAGAGAAAATGACGAATGGAAAACTCGCAATGCTGAAGTCTGGAGAGCGATGGAGGATCTTTACCAAGAAGGCAAAATCCGTGCTATCGGCGTTAGTAATTTCCTTCCCCATCATTTGGACGCCTTGCTTGAGACAGCAAGAGTCATTCCAGCGGTTAATCAGGTGCGCTTAGCGCCAGGTGTTTATCAAGAGGAAGTAGTTGCATACTGTAAAGAGAAAGGAATTCTCCTAGAGGCTTGGGGACCTTTTGGGCAAGGAGAGTTGTTTGATAAGAAAGGAGTCCAAGAAATTGCTGCTAAGCACGGGAAATCGGTTGCCCAACTCGCCTTGGCTTGGAGTTTGGCAGAAGGCTTTTTACCTCTACCTAAGTCAGTGACGGCTTCTCGCATCCAGAGCAATCTTGACTGTTTTGGGATTGTACTCAGCAGAGAAGAGCGAGAGATCTTAAAGACGATTTCAGTGACTTCTGGTGCACCTCGTGTGGATGAGATGGATTTTTAG
- the gyrB gene encoding DNA topoisomerase (ATP-hydrolyzing) subunit B, producing MTEEIKNQQAQDYDASQIQVLEGLEAVRMRPGMYIGSTSKEGLHHLVWEIVDNSIDEALAGFASHIQVFIEPDNSITVVDDGRGIPVDIQEKTGRPAVETVFTVLHAGGKFGGGGYKVSGGLHGVGSSVVNALSTQLDVHVHKNGKIHYQEYRRGHVVADLEIVGDTDKTGTTVHFTPDPEIFTETTTFDFEKLNKRIQELAFLNRGLRISITDKREGLEQTKHYHYEGGIASYVEYINENKDVIFDTPIYTDGEMDDITVEVAMQYTTGYHENVMSFANNIHTHEGGTHEQGFRTALTRVINDYARKNKLLKDNEDNLTGEDVREGLTAVISVKHPNPQFEGQTKTKLGNSEVVKITNRLFSDAFSDFLMENPQIAKRIVEKGILAAKARVAAKRAREVTRKKSGLEISNLPGKLADCSSNNPAETELFIVEGDSAGGSAKSGRNREFQAILPIRGKILNVEKASMDKILANEEIRSLFTAMGTGFGAEFDVTKARYQKLVLMTDADVDGAHIRTLLLTLIYRYMKPILEAGYVYIAQPPIYGVKVGSEIKEYIQPGADQEIKLQEALARHSEGRSKPTIQRYKGLGEMDDHQLWETTMDPEHRLMARVSVDDAAEADKIFDMLMGDRVEPRREFIEENAVYSTLDV from the coding sequence ATGACAGAAGAAATCAAAAATCAACAGGCACAAGATTATGATGCCAGTCAAATTCAAGTTTTGGAGGGACTTGAAGCTGTTCGTATGCGTCCAGGTATGTATATTGGATCGACTTCAAAAGAAGGTCTTCACCATCTAGTATGGGAAATCGTTGATAACTCAATTGACGAAGCCCTAGCTGGATTTGCCAGTCACATCCAAGTCTTTATAGAGCCAGATAACTCCATCACCGTAGTGGATGATGGGCGTGGAATTCCTGTTGATATTCAGGAAAAGACAGGACGTCCCGCTGTTGAGACCGTCTTTACAGTTCTTCACGCTGGAGGAAAATTCGGCGGTGGTGGATACAAGGTTTCAGGTGGTCTCCATGGAGTAGGTTCTTCCGTAGTAAATGCCCTCTCAACTCAACTAGATGTTCATGTCCATAAAAACGGTAAGATTCATTACCAAGAGTACCGTCGTGGTCATGTTGTTGCTGACCTTGAGATCGTTGGAGATACGGATAAAACTGGAACAACAGTTCACTTCACACCGGATCCAGAGATTTTTACAGAAACAACGACCTTTGATTTTGAAAAATTAAACAAACGTATTCAAGAACTAGCCTTTTTGAACCGAGGACTTCGAATCTCCATCACAGATAAGCGTGAAGGACTTGAACAGACCAAACATTATCACTATGAGGGTGGGATTGCTAGCTACGTTGAATATATCAACGAGAACAAGGATGTTATCTTTGATACACCAATCTACACAGACGGTGAGATGGATGATATCACAGTTGAAGTAGCCATGCAGTACACAACCGGTTACCACGAAAATGTCATGAGTTTCGCCAATAATATTCACACCCATGAAGGTGGAACGCATGAGCAAGGTTTCCGTACAGCACTGACGCGTGTTATCAATGATTATGCCCGCAAAAATAAGCTATTAAAAGACAATGAAGATAACCTAACAGGGGAAGATGTCCGTGAAGGTTTGACTGCAGTTATCTCGGTCAAACATCCAAATCCGCAGTTTGAAGGACAAACCAAGACCAAACTGGGAAATAGCGAAGTGGTTAAGATCACCAATCGCCTCTTCAGCGATGCCTTCTCTGATTTTCTCATGGAAAATCCACAGATTGCCAAGCGCATCGTGGAAAAAGGGATTTTGGCTGCCAAGGCTCGTGTGGCTGCCAAGCGTGCGCGCGAAGTCACGCGCAAGAAATCTGGCTTGGAAATTTCTAATCTCCCAGGAAAACTAGCGGATTGTTCTTCAAATAACCCTGCGGAAACAGAACTCTTTATCGTTGAGGGAGACTCAGCTGGTGGGTCAGCTAAATCTGGTCGTAACCGTGAATTCCAAGCTATCCTTCCAATTCGTGGTAAGATCTTGAACGTTGAAAAAGCTAGCATGGATAAAATCCTTGCTAACGAAGAAATTCGGAGTCTCTTCACAGCCATGGGGACAGGATTTGGTGCAGAATTTGATGTCACTAAGGCTCGTTACCAAAAACTCGTTTTGATGACTGATGCCGATGTCGATGGAGCCCACATTCGGACCCTCTTGCTAACCTTGATTTACCGCTACATGAAACCAATTCTAGAAGCTGGATATGTCTACATTGCTCAACCGCCAATCTACGGAGTAAAAGTTGGAAGTGAGATCAAAGAATACATTCAACCTGGTGCAGATCAAGAAATTAAACTCCAAGAAGCCTTAGCACGTCATAGTGAAGGGCGTTCAAAACCAACCATCCAACGTTATAAAGGTTTGGGAGAAATGGATGACCACCAATTGTGGGAAACAACCATGGATCCAGAACATCGCTTGATGGCGCGTGTTTCGGTAGATGATGCTGCCGAAGCAGATAAAATCTTTGATATGTTGATGGGGGACCGAGTTGAACCTCGCCGTGAATTTATCGAAGAAAATGCCGTTTACAGTACCCTTGACGTCTAA